The Desulfosalsimonas propionicica genome has a segment encoding these proteins:
- a CDS encoding YgiQ family radical SAM protein, with translation MFPPATKKQMQDMGWDGLDVILVTGDAYVDVPHMGAAVIANVLMDAGFRTGVIAQPDMDDGADIARLGEPELFWGVTGGCMDSMVANYTASGKKRKSDDLTAGGQNTRRPDRAVIAYTNLIRRHFKNTRPIVLGGMEASLRRISHYDFKTNKVRRSILFDAKADVLVYGMGEKTVTELARRLQNGQDFTDLRGICYAAAQKPEGFLELPSHARAAADKDAFVEMFAGFYKNTDPVKARGLCQLQDTRYLVCNPPQLPLIQQEIDRIHELGYRRRAHPVHAEQGKVRALDTIAFSIISHRGCYGECHFCAITALQGKTVISRSRPSILREAESLARHPDFKGVISDVGGPTANMYAIECRKKATHGACIRKRCLGDRVCPELAVDHGPQIRLLKDLRKISGIKHVFIGSGIRHDLILADSQNGQAYLEQIISHHVSGQLKIAPEHSENHLLALMGKPDIDITRQFIRRFRKTAQRLGRKYYLTGYFLAAYPGSTQKDMEAVKDFCTREMGFAPEQVQIFTPVPATVATLMYWTKKTWPGKNPLFVETDPRRKQAQKQILTPAARTAKPKKPQ, from the coding sequence ATGTTTCCACCAGCCACCAAAAAACAGATGCAGGACATGGGCTGGGACGGCCTGGATGTGATCCTGGTCACCGGGGACGCTTATGTGGATGTGCCGCACATGGGCGCTGCCGTTATTGCCAACGTGCTCATGGACGCGGGTTTCCGCACCGGGGTGATCGCCCAGCCGGACATGGACGATGGCGCTGATATTGCCCGCCTGGGCGAGCCGGAACTGTTCTGGGGCGTGACCGGCGGGTGCATGGACTCCATGGTGGCCAATTACACGGCTTCGGGCAAAAAACGCAAAAGCGACGATCTGACCGCGGGCGGACAAAACACCCGTCGGCCGGACCGGGCGGTGATCGCCTACACCAACCTGATCCGCAGGCATTTCAAAAATACCCGGCCCATTGTGCTCGGCGGGATGGAAGCCAGCCTGCGCCGGATTTCCCATTACGATTTTAAAACCAACAAAGTGCGCAGAAGCATCCTGTTTGATGCCAAGGCCGATGTGCTGGTCTACGGCATGGGGGAAAAAACCGTAACAGAACTTGCCCGCCGCCTTCAAAACGGACAGGACTTCACAGACCTGCGGGGCATATGCTATGCCGCAGCCCAAAAGCCCGAAGGATTTCTTGAACTGCCCTCCCATGCCAGGGCCGCCGCAGACAAGGACGCCTTTGTGGAAATGTTTGCCGGATTTTACAAAAACACTGATCCTGTCAAGGCCCGCGGTCTCTGCCAGCTCCAGGACACCCGCTACCTTGTGTGCAACCCCCCGCAACTGCCCCTGATCCAACAGGAGATAGACCGCATCCATGAACTCGGCTACAGGCGCCGGGCCCATCCCGTGCACGCGGAACAGGGCAAGGTGCGGGCGCTTGACACCATCGCATTTTCCATTATCTCCCATAGGGGATGCTACGGGGAATGCCACTTCTGCGCCATTACCGCGCTTCAGGGAAAAACCGTGATCAGCCGCAGCCGGCCGTCCATCCTCAGAGAGGCCGAAAGCCTGGCCCGGCACCCGGATTTTAAGGGCGTGATTTCAGACGTAGGCGGACCCACTGCCAACATGTATGCAATCGAGTGCCGGAAAAAGGCAACCCACGGGGCCTGCATCCGAAAAAGATGCCTGGGCGACCGGGTCTGCCCGGAACTGGCCGTGGACCACGGACCCCAGATCCGGCTGTTAAAGGATTTGCGCAAAATTTCCGGTATCAAACACGTGTTTATCGGCTCGGGCATCCGCCATGACCTCATCCTTGCCGATTCCCAAAACGGGCAGGCCTACCTGGAGCAGATCATTTCCCATCATGTTTCCGGCCAGCTCAAAATCGCCCCTGAACACAGCGAAAATCATCTGCTCGCGCTCATGGGAAAACCCGATATTGACATCACCCGGCAGTTTATCCGCCGCTTTCGCAAAACCGCCCAACGCCTGGGCAGGAAATATTATCTCACCGGCTATTTCCTGGCCGCCTACCCGGGGTCCACGCAAAAGGACATGGAAGCAGTAAAGGACTTCTGCACCCGGGAAATGGGCTTTGCCCCGGAACAGGTCCAGATCTTCACCCCGGTTCCGGCCACCGTGGCCACACTCATGTACTGGACAAAAAAAACATGGCCCGGCAAAAACCCCCTTTTCGTGGAAACCGACCCCCGCCGCAAACAGGCCCAAAAACAAATCCTCACCCCGGCAGCCCGCACGGCCAAACCCAAAAAACCACAATAA
- a CDS encoding TetR/AcrR family transcriptional regulator, giving the protein MDIQEPPRQVPPGQIKIENALRTLLEQKDFNSITTAEIARTSGVNEALIYRYFKDKRGLLHQVLANDLKRFVYQIRVEIDRRSGALEKLRLMIRLHFYYYAENRIFAKILLLEVRNYPAYYESETYKIVQDYSKMILKIIQTGVRNGEIKQHIDPHPIRQAILGGIEHMCLPGVIFGGHIPADQYADDLFEIIAKGIANKSATASIHHKEA; this is encoded by the coding sequence ATGGACATACAGGAACCTCCCCGGCAGGTGCCGCCCGGGCAAATCAAGATTGAAAATGCCCTTCGCACCCTGCTGGAGCAAAAGGATTTCAACTCCATTACCACCGCGGAAATCGCCCGCACCTCAGGGGTTAACGAGGCGCTGATCTATCGCTATTTCAAAGACAAGCGGGGCCTTCTCCACCAGGTGCTGGCAAATGACCTCAAACGGTTTGTCTACCAGATCCGGGTGGAAATCGACCGCCGGAGCGGGGCGCTGGAAAAACTGCGCCTGATGATCCGGCTGCATTTCTATTATTACGCGGAAAACCGGATATTTGCCAAAATCCTGCTGTTGGAGGTCAGAAATTACCCGGCCTATTATGAAAGCGAGACCTACAAAATCGTCCAGGATTACAGCAAAATGATCCTGAAAATAATCCAGACAGGGGTCAGAAACGGCGAGATCAAACAGCATATCGACCCTCATCCCATCCGTCAGGCCATTTTGGGCGGAATCGAGCACATGTGTCTGCCGGGCGTGATCTTCGGGGGCCATATTCCCGCAGACCAGTATGCAGACGATTTGTTTGAAATCATTGCCAAAGGCATTGCAAACAAATCTGCAACCGCATCAATTCATCACAAGGAGGCATGA
- a CDS encoding 3-hydroxyacyl-CoA dehydrogenase: MEISGNAFIVTGGASGLGAATVRALAAKGGRAAIFDLADDTGASLAEELGDAAIYCHTDVADETSAQDAVAKTIAAFGAVHGVINCAGIGIPAKVVGKNGPMPLDKFTKTIQVNLVGTFNVTRLAAAKMAENTPNSEGERGVVINTASVAAYEGQVGQAAYSASKAGIVGMTLPMAREFADHGIRVVTIAPGLFETPMFDALPEKARESLEKQLPFPSRFGRPAEFALMVESILANPVLNGETIRLDSAMRMQAR; encoded by the coding sequence ATGGAGATTTCCGGAAACGCATTTATTGTCACAGGCGGAGCCTCCGGACTGGGCGCGGCAACGGTCCGGGCGCTGGCGGCAAAAGGCGGCAGGGCCGCCATCTTTGACCTGGCCGACGACACCGGCGCATCCCTGGCCGAAGAACTCGGGGACGCGGCCATCTACTGCCACACGGATGTAGCCGATGAAACCTCGGCACAAGACGCTGTTGCCAAAACAATTGCGGCCTTCGGCGCCGTCCACGGGGTGATCAACTGCGCGGGCATCGGCATTCCGGCAAAAGTGGTGGGCAAAAACGGGCCCATGCCCTTAGACAAGTTCACCAAAACCATCCAGGTCAACCTGGTGGGCACCTTTAACGTCACCCGCCTGGCGGCGGCCAAAATGGCGGAAAATACACCCAACAGTGAAGGCGAGCGCGGCGTGGTGATCAATACTGCATCTGTGGCCGCATATGAAGGCCAGGTGGGCCAGGCCGCCTATTCGGCATCCAAGGCCGGCATCGTGGGCATGACCCTGCCCATGGCCAGAGAATTTGCCGATCACGGCATCCGGGTGGTCACCATTGCCCCGGGCCTGTTTGAAACCCCCATGTTTGACGCCCTGCCGGAAAAAGCCCGGGAGTCGCTGGAAAAACAGCTGCCGTTTCCGTCGCGCTTTGGCCGGCCGGCTGAATTTGCCCTGATGGTGGAATCCATTTTGGCCAATCCCGTGTTAAACGGCGAAACCATCCGCCTGGATTCGGCCATGCGCATGCAGGCCCGGTAG
- a CDS encoding thiolase C-terminal domain-containing protein: MRKVAVVGTGHTDFAAESPKTEIEMFCEAATEAMAECETGPEKIQALYCGNVFGDFAEGQGMIQSYIANELGMHNIPATRFEGACASATLAIRDAFMWVASGFYDIVLVGGTEKATAMSTPLATRTFAMGTDAKYEFAAGLTFPGFFALLAHLYAHTYGVSMERLREQMSLVSVQSHFYGTKNPHAQFKHKEITVDQVSNGFMVASPLRLLDCCPFSDGAAALVLASEDVAKKLTAKPVFITGSGQASSPRLSAQAPYLPRLRAREISAKQAYDMAGIGPADIDICELHDCFSIASIIAAENLGFAENGTAGQLWEKGETKIGGKIPINISGGLKAKGHPIGATGASQTCEIVRQLRGDLVDSGRQVNGAKTGLVDTLGGDGTIANLVLQAGW; encoded by the coding sequence ATGAGAAAAGTCGCTGTTGTGGGCACCGGGCACACGGATTTTGCCGCAGAGTCGCCCAAAACCGAAATTGAAATGTTCTGCGAAGCCGCCACTGAGGCCATGGCCGAGTGCGAAACCGGCCCGGAAAAAATCCAGGCCCTGTACTGCGGAAACGTGTTCGGCGATTTTGCCGAGGGCCAGGGCATGATCCAGTCCTATATCGCAAATGAGCTGGGCATGCACAACATCCCGGCCACCCGGTTTGAAGGGGCCTGCGCTTCAGCCACCCTGGCCATCCGGGATGCCTTCATGTGGGTGGCCTCGGGTTTTTACGACATCGTGCTGGTGGGTGGAACGGAAAAAGCCACGGCCATGAGCACGCCTCTTGCGACCCGGACGTTTGCCATGGGCACGGACGCCAAGTACGAATTTGCCGCAGGCCTTACATTTCCGGGTTTTTTCGCACTGCTGGCCCACTTGTACGCCCATACTTACGGCGTTTCCATGGAGCGGCTGCGCGAGCAGATGTCGCTGGTTTCGGTCCAATCCCATTTTTACGGCACCAAAAACCCCCATGCCCAGTTCAAACACAAGGAAATCACCGTGGATCAGGTATCCAACGGATTCATGGTGGCCTCGCCTTTGCGCCTGCTCGACTGCTGTCCGTTTTCCGACGGGGCCGCAGCCCTGGTACTGGCCTCGGAAGATGTCGCCAAAAAACTGACCGCCAAACCCGTTTTCATCACCGGCTCAGGTCAGGCCTCATCGCCACGGTTAAGCGCCCAGGCCCCTTATCTGCCCCGGCTCCGGGCCAGGGAGATTTCGGCAAAGCAGGCCTATGACATGGCCGGCATCGGCCCGGCAGATATTGATATATGCGAGCTGCACGACTGCTTCAGTATTGCCTCGATCATTGCCGCAGAAAACCTGGGTTTTGCAGAAAACGGCACCGCCGGGCAGCTCTGGGAAAAGGGAGAAACAAAAATTGGCGGTAAAATCCCCATCAACATTTCCGGCGGCCTCAAGGCCAAGGGCCATCCCATCGGCGCCACGGGCGCATCCCAGACCTGCGAGATCGTCCGCCAGCTGCGCGGGGATCTGGTCGATTCAGGCCGGCAGGTAAACGGAGCCAAAACCGGGCTGGTCGACACCCTGGGCGGAGACGGCACCATTGCCAACCTGGTGCTCCAGGCGGGCTGGTAA
- a CDS encoding Zn-ribbon domain-containing OB-fold protein, with translation MEYKLSFRQYHKALMKNKLMGLSCPRCGAVTCPPQMSCRSCTAYDLEITELSGRGKITTFTTITVAPEGRESEAPYIVVLVELEEGPWIMGNLYDLDPSRADLSLIGKQVELGCRVFPGDRYSDGPMARPAFRFA, from the coding sequence ATGGAATACAAGCTTTCCTTCAGGCAATATCACAAGGCACTGATGAAAAACAAGCTCATGGGGCTTTCCTGCCCCAGGTGCGGGGCCGTGACCTGCCCGCCGCAGATGAGCTGCCGCAGCTGCACCGCCTATGACCTGGAAATCACGGAACTCTCAGGCAGGGGCAAAATCACCACCTTTACCACCATTACCGTGGCCCCGGAGGGCCGGGAAAGTGAAGCCCCCTATATTGTGGTGCTGGTGGAGCTCGAAGAAGGCCCCTGGATCATGGGCAACCTCTATGACCTGGACCCGTCCCGGGCGGATCTGAGCCTCATCGGCAAACAGGTGGAACTGGGCTGCCGGGTATTTCCCGGAGACCGGTACTCAGACGGACCCATGGCAAGGCCGGCGTTTCGGTTTGCTTGA
- a CDS encoding acyl-CoA dehydrogenase — protein sequence MAQQIADKRDVDFVLYEQFDAASLTKNARYQDMNKKMFDMVVKEARNFAIKELLPVNEEGDRVGLTFENNQVRVPECFHRPYKLLCEGEWIALSEDPEIGGQGLPHLIAQAAAEYIVGADFSFGAFGFATHGAAKMIEVFGTDKQKEMFLYNMYSGKWAGTMVLTEPEAGSDVGNLSTTARKNDDGTYSISGNKIFITNGEHDLTENIIHPVLARIEGAPAGTKGISLFVVPKIWVNADGSMGEPNDVVCTGIEKKLGLHASPTCQLSFGSKGSCRGLLLGEENRGMQVMFHMMNEARLGVGALGLFNASCAYLYALDYARQRLQGRDMEQLQNKEAPQVPIIRHPDVRRMLMWMKTHTEGMRSFVYYVAHLFDKIECAQNEEEKQGCQDLVDLLTPVIKSYCTDRGFEATVQAMQCYGGYGYTEDYPIERLLRDSKINSIYEGTNGIQAMDLLGRKLGMKKGAVFMSLLGEMQKTTAAAREIPALESLAKDMEAAVNDLGNAAMHMGKTGTSSDFKVAFGQAMPFLDVVGDTIMAWMLLWRAVVAAPRLGEITGGAEGDARAEKIKKNKNAAFYEGQIQSAAYYIESILPVTAGRIKSLQRNCRAVVDIPEPAFGG from the coding sequence ATGGCACAGCAGATTGCAGACAAAAGGGACGTGGATTTTGTCCTGTATGAACAGTTTGATGCGGCGTCTTTGACAAAAAACGCCCGCTATCAGGACATGAACAAAAAGATGTTTGACATGGTGGTCAAGGAAGCCCGCAATTTCGCCATCAAGGAGCTTTTGCCGGTAAACGAGGAAGGCGACCGGGTGGGCCTGACCTTTGAAAACAACCAGGTCAGGGTGCCGGAATGTTTTCACCGGCCTTACAAGCTTTTGTGCGAAGGCGAGTGGATTGCGTTGAGCGAGGACCCGGAAATCGGCGGCCAGGGCCTGCCGCATTTAATCGCCCAGGCAGCGGCGGAATATATTGTTGGCGCGGATTTTTCCTTTGGCGCGTTCGGCTTTGCCACCCACGGGGCGGCCAAGATGATCGAGGTGTTTGGCACGGACAAACAGAAGGAAATGTTTCTCTATAACATGTACTCGGGAAAATGGGCCGGCACCATGGTGTTAACCGAGCCCGAGGCCGGCTCTGACGTGGGCAATCTGTCGACCACGGCCAGGAAAAATGATGACGGCACCTATTCGATTTCCGGCAACAAGATTTTTATCACCAACGGCGAGCACGATCTGACCGAAAACATCATCCATCCGGTGCTCGCCCGCATCGAGGGCGCGCCGGCGGGCACCAAGGGCATTTCCCTGTTTGTCGTGCCCAAGATCTGGGTCAACGCGGACGGCTCCATGGGCGAGCCAAACGATGTGGTGTGCACGGGCATTGAAAAAAAGCTGGGCCTGCATGCCAGCCCCACCTGCCAGCTGTCGTTCGGCAGCAAGGGCAGCTGCCGGGGCCTGCTTTTGGGCGAGGAAAACCGGGGCATGCAGGTGATGTTTCACATGATGAACGAAGCGCGCCTGGGCGTGGGTGCCCTGGGGCTGTTTAACGCCTCCTGCGCCTATCTTTATGCTTTGGACTATGCCCGTCAGCGGCTGCAGGGCCGGGATATGGAGCAGCTGCAGAATAAGGAAGCCCCCCAGGTGCCCATTATCCGGCATCCGGATGTTCGGCGCATGCTCATGTGGATGAAGACCCACACAGAGGGCATGCGCAGCTTTGTTTATTACGTGGCCCATCTTTTTGACAAAATCGAGTGCGCCCAAAACGAGGAGGAAAAGCAGGGATGCCAGGATCTGGTGGATCTTCTGACCCCGGTGATCAAGTCCTACTGCACGGACCGGGGCTTTGAGGCCACGGTTCAGGCCATGCAGTGCTACGGCGGCTACGGCTATACCGAGGATTACCCCATAGAGCGGCTGCTGCGGGATTCCAAGATCAACTCCATCTACGAGGGCACCAACGGCATCCAGGCCATGGATCTGTTGGGCCGCAAGCTGGGAATGAAAAAGGGCGCGGTGTTTATGAGCCTGCTGGGGGAGATGCAGAAAACCACGGCCGCAGCCAGGGAGATCCCGGCCCTGGAAAGCCTGGCAAAGGACATGGAAGCTGCGGTCAATGACCTGGGCAATGCGGCCATGCACATGGGCAAGACCGGCACGTCATCGGACTTCAAGGTGGCATTCGGCCAGGCCATGCCGTTTCTCGATGTTGTGGGAGATACCATCATGGCATGGATGCTTCTGTGGCGGGCTGTTGTGGCCGCCCCCAGGCTCGGGGAGATCACCGGCGGGGCCGAAGGGGACGCGCGTGCCGAAAAGATCAAAAAGAACAAAAATGCCGCCTTTTATGAAGGCCAGATCCAGTCGGCTGCTTATTACATTGAATCCATCCTGCCTGTTACCGCCGGCCGGATCAAGTCCCTGCAGCGAAATTGCCGGGCGGTGGTGGATATCCCCGAGCCGGCATTCGGCGGGTAA